From a region of the Streptomyces sp. NBC_01454 genome:
- a CDS encoding YciI family protein encodes MAKYLLLKHYRGAPAAVNDVPMDRWTPEEISAHVQYMNDFAARLEKTGEFVDGQALAPEGSWVRYDGEGRPPVTDGPFAETKDLIAGWMVIDVDSHERAVELAGELSAAPGAGGKPIHEWLEVRPFLTAPPTITE; translated from the coding sequence ATGGCCAAGTACCTGCTGCTCAAGCACTACCGAGGCGCACCGGCCGCGGTCAACGACGTCCCCATGGACCGGTGGACGCCGGAAGAGATCTCGGCGCACGTGCAGTACATGAACGACTTCGCGGCCCGGCTCGAGAAGACCGGCGAGTTCGTCGACGGTCAGGCGCTCGCCCCCGAGGGGTCGTGGGTGCGGTACGACGGCGAGGGGCGCCCGCCGGTCACCGACGGTCCCTTCGCCGAGACCAAGGACCTCATCGCCGGCTGGATGGTGATCGACGTCGACAGCCACGAGCGCGCCGTCGAGCTGGCCGGGGAGCTGTCGGCCGCCCCCGGGGCGGGCGGGAAGCCGATCCACGAGTGGCTCGAGGTGCGCCCGTTCCTGACCGCGCCGCCCACCATCACGGAGTGA
- a CDS encoding glycosyltransferase family 2 protein, translating into MRHLRVGVAILTMGNRPAELQALLDSVAKQDLQPAHVVVIGNGSPLPPLPHGAMGVELTDNLGVSGGRNVALDELRKLGDIDLVVDLDDDGLLISNDVFSRLAELHSREPKLGIVSFRIADERGRTQRRHVPRLRVGDPAHGGLVTTFLGGGHSLSVPMLDRIGGWPEEFFYAHEETDLAWRALDDGWDIRYAPELVLQHPYTSPTRHAVYHRMVARNRVWLAKRHLPAVLVPVYLGVWALLTVLRTRSLPGIRAWAAGFAEGVRTPCGRRRPMRWHTVWRMTRLGRPPVI; encoded by the coding sequence GTGCGTCATCTGCGCGTAGGCGTCGCCATCTTGACCATGGGGAACCGCCCCGCCGAACTGCAGGCCCTGCTGGATTCGGTCGCCAAGCAGGACCTTCAGCCGGCGCATGTCGTGGTCATCGGAAACGGCTCGCCGCTCCCCCCGCTTCCGCACGGCGCGATGGGCGTCGAGCTGACCGACAACCTCGGCGTCTCCGGTGGCCGGAACGTCGCCCTGGACGAGCTGCGCAAGCTCGGGGACATCGACCTGGTGGTCGACCTGGACGACGACGGCCTGCTGATCAGCAACGACGTCTTCAGCCGGCTGGCCGAACTGCACAGCCGCGAGCCGAAGTTGGGCATCGTGAGCTTCCGCATCGCCGACGAACGGGGCCGCACCCAGCGCCGGCACGTCCCCCGCCTGCGGGTCGGCGACCCGGCGCACGGCGGCCTGGTCACCACCTTCCTCGGCGGCGGGCACTCCCTGTCCGTGCCCATGCTGGACAGAATCGGCGGCTGGCCCGAGGAGTTCTTCTACGCCCACGAGGAAACCGACCTCGCCTGGCGGGCCCTGGACGACGGCTGGGACATCCGCTACGCCCCGGAGCTCGTACTCCAGCACCCCTACACCTCCCCCACCCGGCACGCCGTCTACCACCGCATGGTCGCCCGCAACCGCGTCTGGCTGGCCAAGCGCCACCTCCCCGCCGTCCTGGTACCCGTCTACCTCGGCGTATGGGCACTACTGACGGTCCTGCGCACCCGCTCCCTGCCCGGCATCCGCGCCTGGGCCGCCGGCTTCGCCGAGGGCGTACGCACCCCCTGCGGACGACGCCGCCCGATGCGCTGGCACACGGTCTGGCGCATGACGAGACTGGGCCGTCCCCCGGTCATCTGA
- a CDS encoding RNA polymerase sigma factor → MDEALLRSLTPSVLAILVRRGADFAAAEDAVQDALVEAVRVWPDDRPRDPKGWLVTVAWRRFLDATRSDTARRRREDLVDEEPAPGPTPAVDDTLQLYFLCAHPSLTPSSAVALTLRAVGGLTTRQIARAYLVPEATMAQRISRAKRTVSRVRFDRPGDVATVLRVLYLVFNEGYSGDVDLAAEAIRLTRQLAAAIDHPEVAGLLALMLLHHARRASRTAPDGSLVPLAEQDRGRWDTESIAEGVAILQAALARDRLGEFQAQAAIAALHADAPSAEETDWVQIVEWYDELTRLTDNPVVRLNRAVAVGEADGPRAGLAALAALHDSLPRHTAVAAYLHERDGDPTTAARLYTEAAQKAPNLAERDYLTRQAARLHSGRGR, encoded by the coding sequence ATGGACGAGGCCCTGCTCCGGAGCCTCACGCCGAGCGTGCTCGCCATCCTCGTCCGCCGCGGAGCCGACTTCGCGGCGGCCGAGGACGCCGTGCAGGACGCGCTGGTCGAGGCGGTCCGTGTCTGGCCGGACGACCGGCCGCGGGACCCGAAGGGCTGGCTGGTCACCGTGGCCTGGCGCCGGTTCCTCGACGCGACCCGGTCGGACACCGCCCGCCGCCGGCGTGAGGACCTCGTCGACGAGGAGCCGGCGCCCGGGCCCACACCCGCAGTGGACGACACGCTCCAGCTCTACTTCCTGTGCGCCCACCCGTCGTTGACGCCGTCGTCCGCGGTCGCGCTCACGCTGCGCGCCGTCGGCGGGCTGACCACCCGCCAGATCGCCCGGGCCTACCTGGTGCCCGAGGCGACCATGGCGCAGCGCATCAGCCGCGCCAAGCGCACCGTCTCCCGAGTGCGGTTCGACCGGCCCGGCGACGTCGCCACCGTGCTGCGCGTCCTCTACCTGGTCTTCAACGAGGGCTACTCCGGCGACGTCGACCTCGCCGCCGAGGCCATCCGGCTCACCCGGCAGCTCGCGGCCGCGATCGACCACCCCGAGGTGGCGGGGCTGCTCGCCCTCATGCTGCTCCACCACGCCCGGCGCGCCTCCCGCACCGCGCCCGACGGCAGCCTGGTGCCGCTCGCCGAGCAGGACCGCGGCCGGTGGGACACCGAGTCGATCGCCGAGGGCGTCGCGATCCTGCAGGCGGCCCTCGCCCGCGACCGGCTGGGCGAGTTCCAGGCCCAGGCCGCCATCGCGGCACTCCACGCCGACGCGCCCTCCGCCGAGGAGACCGACTGGGTGCAGATCGTCGAGTGGTACGACGAGCTCACGCGCCTGACCGACAACCCGGTCGTCCGGCTCAACCGCGCCGTGGCGGTCGGCGAGGCCGACGGACCACGCGCCGGCCTGGCAGCGCTCGCGGCCCTGCACGACTCACTGCCCCGCCACACCGCGGTGGCGGCATACCTCCACGAACGCGACGGCGACCCGACAACGGCCGCCCGGCTCTACACCGAAGCCGCCCAAAAGGCCCCCAACCTCGCCGAACGCGACTACCTGACCCGCCAGGCCGCCCGGCTCCACTCCGGCCGGGGGCGTTGA
- a CDS encoding cupin domain-containing protein, translated as MMEVKTVDKPDERRDFPRGHLEALHLTGLDFAVATFEPGWRWSESVGPIAGTDSCEIHHNCFMVQGRMRIRMNDGAESEVGPGDVFVCTPGHDAWVVGDEQVVVYDFAGAMATEYGKAKG; from the coding sequence ATGATGGAAGTCAAAACGGTCGACAAGCCGGATGAACGGCGCGACTTTCCCCGGGGTCACCTCGAAGCCCTGCACCTCACCGGACTGGACTTCGCCGTGGCCACCTTTGAGCCCGGTTGGCGCTGGTCGGAGTCGGTGGGCCCGATCGCCGGGACCGACAGCTGCGAGATCCACCACAACTGCTTCATGGTCCAGGGCCGGATGCGGATCCGGATGAATGACGGCGCGGAGTCCGAAGTGGGACCCGGCGACGTTTTCGTCTGCACGCCCGGTCACGACGCCTGGGTCGTGGGGGACGAGCAGGTCGTGGTGTACGACTTCGCGGGCGCCATGGCGACCGAGTACGGAAAGGCGAAGGGGTAG
- the trxA gene encoding thioredoxin, producing MSTIELTKDNFDEIVSGNDFVLIDFWAEWCGPCKQFGPVFEKSSETHEDLVFAKVDTEAQPELAQALQIQSIPTVMIVRENIAVFAQPGALPAEALEDVIGQARALDMDEVRASVTESQQAEQPEQPEQAQGEQGQQAQSS from the coding sequence ATGAGCACCATCGAGCTCACCAAGGACAACTTCGACGAGATCGTCTCCGGCAACGATTTCGTCCTGATCGATTTCTGGGCCGAGTGGTGCGGGCCGTGCAAGCAGTTCGGCCCGGTCTTCGAGAAGTCCTCGGAGACGCACGAGGACCTCGTCTTCGCCAAGGTCGACACGGAGGCGCAGCCCGAGCTGGCGCAGGCCCTCCAGATCCAGTCCATCCCGACCGTGATGATCGTCCGGGAGAACATCGCCGTCTTCGCCCAGCCGGGCGCGCTGCCCGCGGAGGCCCTGGAGGACGTCATCGGCCAGGCCCGCGCGCTGGACATGGACGAGGTCCGGGCGTCGGTCACGGAATCTCAGCAGGCCGAGCAGCCCGAGCAGCCCGAGCAGGCGCAGGGCGAACAGGGTCAGCAGGCGCAGAGCTCGTGA
- a CDS encoding histidine phosphatase family protein, with the protein MSDLLLVRHGETEWSRDGRHTSWTDLPLTVDGEEQARALRPLLSGRKIGAVYASPMRRALSTAELAGLARPQIDADLREWDYGGYEGVTTAEIHRSRPGWYLFSDGVAEGPEAHPGESPEQVGARADRVLARLASQLAADEGDVALVGHAHFLRVLAARRLGLPAAAGGLFTFETGAVCVLGTEHDRPAVVAWNARSL; encoded by the coding sequence GTGAGCGACCTTCTTCTGGTCCGACACGGCGAGACCGAGTGGAGCAGGGACGGCCGGCACACCAGCTGGACCGATCTGCCGCTGACCGTGGATGGTGAGGAGCAGGCCCGCGCACTGCGGCCGCTGCTGTCGGGCCGGAAGATCGGGGCGGTGTACGCCAGCCCGATGCGGCGGGCGCTGAGCACCGCCGAGCTGGCGGGCCTGGCCCGACCGCAGATCGACGCCGACCTGCGGGAATGGGACTACGGCGGCTACGAGGGCGTCACCACCGCCGAGATCCACCGCAGCCGGCCCGGCTGGTATCTGTTCTCCGACGGTGTCGCCGAGGGACCCGAGGCACACCCGGGGGAGTCGCCCGAGCAGGTGGGGGCGCGCGCCGACCGGGTGCTGGCGCGGCTCGCGTCACAGCTCGCCGCGGACGAGGGCGATGTGGCGCTGGTGGGGCATGCGCACTTCCTGCGGGTGCTGGCCGCCCGCCGTCTGGGCCTGCCGGCCGCCGCCGGCGGACTCTTCACCTTCGAGACCGGGGCGGTGTGTGTGCTGGGCACCGAGCACGACCGCCCGGCGGTGGTGGCCTGGAACGCCAGGAGTCTGTGA
- a CDS encoding rod shape-determining protein gives MNISLAQLRRCSAAIDIGAARTRVYVKHQGLVVDEPTVAAINTRTGALLAVGAQAEVMDGRTPDYIRVVRPVSNGTIVDIDMAQRLLRTLVGDKLRKTWRRRPSTRAAICLPHGSEPLAQRAAVETLTGLGARRVEMVDTLVAAAVGTGLPVEQPEATMIMVCGAGTTQVAVLSLGSIVAAETVPVGGNAIDHAVIQHLRLHHELMLAGQAVRPLQMVLSGGDGLTPGSTEVHGRDLVSGMARSVHVDTERVRDAITTPLTAILDAIGAVLRRCPPDLVADLGERGIVLAGGSALIPGLEPMIHQATTMPVHTADRPDICAVMGLGAMIEGKVQPLHLDPMAP, from the coding sequence ATGAACATCAGCCTCGCCCAATTGCGCCGCTGCTCGGCCGCCATCGACATCGGCGCCGCCCGGACCAGGGTGTATGTGAAGCACCAGGGGCTGGTCGTGGATGAACCGACCGTTGCGGCGATCAACACCCGCACCGGGGCGCTGCTGGCCGTGGGCGCACAGGCCGAGGTGATGGACGGCCGTACCCCCGACTACATCCGGGTGGTGCGCCCGGTCTCGAACGGCACCATCGTCGACATCGACATGGCCCAGCGGCTGCTGCGCACCCTCGTCGGCGACAAGCTGCGCAAGACCTGGCGGCGGCGCCCCTCGACACGGGCCGCGATCTGCCTCCCGCACGGCAGCGAGCCGCTGGCGCAGCGGGCCGCGGTGGAGACGCTGACGGGGCTGGGCGCGCGGCGGGTGGAAATGGTCGACACCCTGGTGGCGGCCGCGGTGGGCACCGGACTGCCGGTGGAGCAGCCCGAAGCCACCATGATCATGGTGTGCGGCGCGGGAACCACGCAGGTCGCGGTGCTCTCCCTCGGTTCGATCGTGGCCGCCGAGACCGTGCCGGTGGGCGGCAACGCCATCGACCACGCGGTCATCCAGCACCTGCGGCTGCACCACGAGTTGATGCTGGCGGGTCAGGCCGTCCGTCCGCTGCAGATGGTCCTCTCCGGGGGCGACGGTCTCACCCCCGGCTCCACCGAGGTACACGGCCGGGACCTGGTCAGCGGCATGGCGCGCTCCGTGCACGTCGACACCGAGCGGGTACGGGACGCCATCACCACCCCGCTGACCGCGATCCTCGACGCCATCGGGGCCGTCCTGCGGCGCTGCCCACCGGACCTGGTGGCCGACCTCGGGGAGCGCGGCATCGTGCTCGCGGGCGGCAGCGCACTGATCCCCGGCCTGGAACCGATGATCCATCAGGCCACGACCATGCCGGTGCACACCGCGGACCGCCCCGACATCTGTGCCGTCATGGGCCTCGGAGCCATGATCGAGGGCAAGGTACAGCCCCTGCACCTCGACCCGATGGCCCCCTAG